The following coding sequences lie in one Pseudomonadota bacterium genomic window:
- the priA gene encoding primosomal protein N', which translates to MTSASTSDVYADVVVTVPSRGVDRAFTYRVPASLSTQVVSGVIVRVPFHGRELSGWVVAVHAFPPPALEASSIRDIVGVTGGQGLLPPDLQDVAQWMQSFYGCLLVEAFQAMVPEPVRAALGAKRARGEAGRIRVATLAPNFAISAFEQLAQRLGGDERQARRLVETLQARGAVPPAELLALAHARREILKRLHDEGFVRWRVQPPPSPGDDRRSAAATLGGAAVETLSPHQCKAVETIVGQAETGRARVVLLHGVTGSGKTEVYLNVLESVIARGRQGLVLVPEISLTPQAVDRYRRRLGDRVAVMHSGLTPSERVEAWWSLKEGRMAVGLGARSCVFAPMSDLGVVIVDEEHEASYKQEQSPRYHARQVAIRRAIASGATVVLGSATPSLESYYWAEQGKYALVEMPTRVEERPLPTVEVVSLQRRRRDGSVRALGYVLRERMAETLARGEQVMLLHNRRGFASFLICTACGHLPRCPRCEISFTFHASPARMVCHYCLYETSPPSSCQGCGGFEMTHQGAGTQRVEEEVMEAFPGVPLLRMDRDTTRQMSDHRRLLEQFANREAQILIGTQMIAKGHDFPDVTLVGVVLADTGLALPDFRAAERTFSLLTQVAGRAGRGRVPGRVVIQTYNPEHYAIRHAAAQGYGGFYAEELAARKELEYPPFTHLINVILSGESGADVERAAQAMGSRMRAQVAAMPCVLLGPAPCALPRIHRKSRWHLVFKCRQVQEIMPLIRTYLRENASAGVSAAVDADPMSML; encoded by the coding sequence ATGACGTCAGCCTCAACTTCCGACGTCTATGCCGACGTCGTTGTCACCGTACCCAGCCGCGGCGTTGATCGGGCCTTCACCTACCGTGTCCCGGCGTCGCTCTCCACCCAGGTCGTCAGCGGGGTCATCGTGCGGGTGCCGTTTCACGGGCGCGAGCTGAGCGGCTGGGTGGTGGCGGTGCATGCGTTCCCACCGCCCGCGCTGGAGGCCAGCAGCATTCGTGACATCGTCGGGGTTACGGGAGGGCAGGGCTTGCTGCCGCCCGATCTCCAGGATGTGGCCCAGTGGATGCAGTCGTTCTACGGTTGCCTGCTCGTGGAGGCCTTTCAGGCCATGGTGCCCGAGCCGGTGCGTGCGGCGCTAGGAGCGAAGCGCGCCCGCGGAGAGGCAGGGCGGATACGGGTGGCTACCCTCGCTCCGAACTTTGCGATCTCGGCATTTGAGCAGCTGGCGCAGCGCCTGGGAGGGGACGAGCGACAGGCCCGTCGCCTCGTCGAGACCCTTCAGGCGCGGGGGGCTGTCCCGCCTGCGGAGCTGCTGGCGCTTGCGCACGCGCGGCGCGAGATCTTGAAGCGCCTGCACGATGAAGGGTTCGTTCGCTGGCGCGTTCAGCCCCCTCCATCGCCCGGAGACGATCGGCGCAGCGCTGCTGCGACGCTGGGGGGCGCCGCCGTGGAGACGCTCAGTCCGCATCAGTGCAAGGCCGTGGAGACCATCGTTGGCCAGGCCGAGACGGGGCGCGCGCGGGTCGTACTTCTGCACGGTGTGACGGGCAGCGGCAAGACCGAGGTGTATCTGAACGTTCTGGAATCCGTCATCGCGCGGGGGCGACAGGGCCTGGTGCTGGTGCCAGAGATCTCCCTGACGCCGCAGGCGGTCGATCGCTATCGTCGCCGTCTGGGCGATCGGGTTGCGGTCATGCACTCCGGCCTCACGCCCTCCGAGCGGGTTGAGGCGTGGTGGAGCCTCAAGGAGGGTCGCATGGCCGTGGGGCTCGGCGCGCGATCGTGTGTGTTCGCGCCCATGTCTGATCTGGGCGTGGTCATCGTTGACGAGGAGCATGAGGCGTCGTACAAGCAAGAGCAGTCGCCTCGCTACCATGCCCGTCAGGTGGCCATACGACGGGCCATCGCGAGTGGCGCGACCGTGGTTCTCGGGAGCGCGACCCCCTCGCTCGAATCGTACTACTGGGCGGAGCAGGGCAAGTACGCGCTGGTCGAGATGCCGACGCGTGTAGAGGAGCGTCCGCTGCCCACAGTCGAGGTGGTGAGCCTGCAGCGTCGCAGGCGCGATGGCAGCGTGCGGGCACTTGGGTACGTGCTGCGCGAGCGCATGGCCGAGACCCTGGCCCGTGGCGAGCAGGTGATGCTGCTGCACAACCGGCGGGGGTTTGCATCGTTCCTGATCTGCACGGCCTGCGGCCATCTCCCGCGGTGCCCGCGATGCGAGATCAGCTTCACGTTCCATGCCTCCCCCGCGCGGATGGTCTGCCACTACTGCCTCTACGAGACATCGCCACCGTCATCGTGCCAGGGGTGTGGGGGCTTTGAGATGACCCATCAGGGGGCCGGAACCCAGCGGGTCGAGGAGGAGGTGATGGAGGCGTTTCCTGGGGTCCCCCTGCTGCGCATGGATCGGGACACCACGCGTCAGATGTCTGATCATCGCCGCCTGCTCGAGCAGTTCGCGAACCGTGAGGCGCAGATCCTCATCGGTACGCAGATGATTGCCAAGGGGCACGACTTCCCGGACGTCACGCTTGTGGGCGTCGTGCTTGCCGACACCGGTCTTGCGCTTCCGGACTTTCGCGCCGCGGAGCGCACGTTCAGCCTCCTGACGCAGGTCGCGGGCAGAGCGGGACGTGGTCGTGTGCCAGGGCGGGTGGTGATCCAGACCTACAATCCGGAGCACTATGCCATCCGCCACGCGGCGGCCCAGGGATACGGCGGGTTCTACGCAGAGGAGCTGGCCGCTCGCAAGGAGCTCGAGTACCCCCCGTTCACGCATCTCATCAACGTGATCTTGAGCGGGGAGAGCGGCGCCGACGTGGAGCGGGCCGCCCAGGCCATGGGATCACGGATGCGCGCCCAGGTCGCCGCAATGCCCTGCGTGCTGCTCGGCCCGGCCCCGTGCGCGCTCCCGCGGATTCACCGCAAATCACGGTGGCATCTGGTGTTCAAGTGCCGTCAGGTGCAGGAGATCATGCCGCTCATTCGAACCTATCTCCGAGAAAATGCGTCGGCAGGCGTCTCTGCGGCCGTCGACGCCGACCCCATGTCGATGCTTTGA